A region of Paraburkholderia largidicola DNA encodes the following proteins:
- a CDS encoding sugar-binding transcriptional regulator, producing MPKSTEKLDLATRAAWLYYVAGNTQNEIAEKLQVSRPVAQRLVAFAVEKNLIRVRVDHRLADCLSLADQLSKRYGLSMCEVVPVDNDKPEEIDRKLAVAGAQVMERYLGEEKPMVVAVSSGRTLKAVVDQVGQLERPQHRLVSMVGAIAQDGSSNRYDVALHISEKTGGKHFLLPAPLIADSEAERAQWCNHRLYRIVESLSGDADVAFVGIGNIGLHCPLHEDGFITSDEVEELVSLGAVAELLGLPIDANGARVESPTGRRVTSLRLDSPPKRPVIGFAGGERKRNAVIAALKGGWLSGLVTDELCARAALNHGAA from the coding sequence GTGCCCAAGTCCACTGAAAAGCTCGATCTCGCGACGCGCGCCGCCTGGCTCTATTACGTCGCCGGCAATACGCAGAACGAGATCGCGGAAAAACTGCAGGTATCGCGGCCCGTCGCGCAACGGCTCGTCGCGTTCGCCGTCGAGAAGAACCTGATACGCGTACGCGTCGATCATCGGCTGGCGGATTGTCTGTCGCTCGCCGACCAGCTGTCGAAGCGCTACGGGCTGTCGATGTGCGAAGTCGTCCCCGTCGACAACGACAAGCCCGAGGAGATCGACCGCAAGCTCGCCGTCGCGGGCGCGCAGGTGATGGAACGCTATCTCGGCGAAGAAAAGCCGATGGTCGTCGCGGTGAGCAGCGGTCGTACGCTGAAGGCCGTCGTCGATCAGGTCGGGCAACTGGAACGGCCGCAGCACCGCCTCGTGTCGATGGTCGGCGCGATTGCGCAGGACGGCTCGTCGAACCGCTACGACGTCGCACTGCACATCTCCGAAAAGACGGGCGGCAAGCATTTTCTGCTGCCCGCGCCTTTGATCGCGGACAGCGAAGCCGAGCGCGCGCAGTGGTGCAATCACCGTCTGTACCGGATCGTCGAGTCGCTGTCGGGCGACGCGGATGTCGCGTTTGTCGGTATCGGCAATATCGGGCTGCATTGCCCGCTGCATGAAGACGGCTTCATCACATCGGATGAAGTGGAAGAACTGGTGTCGCTGGGCGCGGTGGCGGAACTGCTCGGTTTGCCGATCGATGCGAACGGTGCGCGTGTCGAATCGCCGACGGGGCGCCGCGTGACGAGCCTGCGGCTCGATTCGCCGCCGAAGCGGCCCGTGATCGGCTTCGCGGGCGGCGAACGCAAGCGCAATGCGGTGATTGCCGCGTTGAAGGGCGGCTGGCTGTCGGGGCTCGTGACCGACGAGTTGTGCGCGCGCGCCGCGCTGAATCACGGCGCCGCTTAG
- a CDS encoding ABC transporter ATP-binding protein, with translation MASVTLRNIRKAYDDNEVMRNINLDIQDGEFVVFVGPSGCGKSTLMRMIAGLEDISGGDLNIDGVRMNDVPPAKRGIAMVFQSYALYPHMTLYDNMAFGLKLAGTKKPEIDAAVRNAAKILHIDHLLERKPKQLSGGQRQRVAIGRAITRKPKVFLFDEPLSNLDAALRVKMRLEFARLHDELKTTMIYVTHDQVEAMTLADKIVVLSAGNLEQVGSPNMLYHAPANRFVAGFIGSPKMNFLEGVVQSVSANGVLVKYETGETQLVLVEPGRAKEGDKVTVGIRPEHLHLDLPDNGVSARVMAIESLGDAAYLYAESSVAPDGLIARIPPLERHEKGGTIRVGATPDHCHLFDSDGQAFHRKIVEVLAA, from the coding sequence ATGGCAAGCGTAACTCTGCGCAACATCAGAAAGGCTTACGACGACAACGAGGTGATGCGCAACATCAACCTCGACATTCAGGACGGCGAGTTCGTCGTGTTCGTCGGCCCAAGCGGCTGCGGCAAGTCCACGCTGATGCGGATGATTGCCGGCCTCGAAGACATCTCGGGCGGCGACCTGAACATCGACGGCGTCCGCATGAACGACGTGCCGCCCGCCAAGCGCGGCATCGCGATGGTGTTCCAGTCGTACGCGCTGTATCCGCACATGACGCTGTACGACAACATGGCGTTCGGGCTGAAGCTCGCGGGCACGAAGAAGCCGGAGATCGACGCCGCCGTACGCAACGCCGCGAAGATCCTGCATATCGACCATCTGCTCGAACGCAAGCCGAAGCAGCTGTCGGGCGGCCAACGTCAGCGCGTGGCGATCGGTCGTGCGATCACGCGCAAGCCGAAGGTGTTCCTGTTCGACGAACCGCTGTCGAACCTCGACGCCGCGCTGCGCGTGAAGATGCGCCTCGAATTCGCGCGCCTGCACGATGAGCTGAAGACGACGATGATCTACGTGACGCACGATCAGGTCGAAGCGATGACGCTCGCCGACAAGATCGTCGTGTTGTCGGCGGGGAATCTGGAGCAGGTCGGCAGCCCGAACATGCTGTATCACGCGCCGGCAAACCGCTTCGTGGCGGGCTTCATCGGCTCGCCGAAGATGAACTTCCTCGAAGGCGTCGTGCAGTCGGTGTCGGCGAACGGCGTGCTCGTGAAGTACGAAACGGGCGAGACGCAGCTCGTACTGGTCGAGCCGGGCCGCGCGAAAGAAGGCGACAAGGTGACGGTCGGCATTCGCCCCGAGCATCTGCATCTCGACCTGCCCGACAACGGCGTGTCGGCTCGCGTCATGGCGATCGAATCGCTCGGCGATGCGGCGTATCTGTACGCGGAAAGCAGTGTCGCGCCGGATGGCCTGATCGCGCGCATTCCGCCGCTCGAACGGCATGAGAAGGGTGGCACGATCCGGGTCGGCGCGACGCCCGATCATTGCCATCTGTTCGACAGCGACGGGCAGGCGTTCCATCGCAAGATCGTCGAAGTGCTCGCGGCCTGA
- a CDS encoding carbohydrate ABC transporter permease, whose product MSQVAATPVAANLSKTNSPLAVIRRSIPGVLAWLIALLLFFPIFWMTITAFKTEQQAYASSLFFVPTLESFREVFARSNYFGFAWNSILISVGVTLLCLILAVPCAYAMAFFPTRRTQKVLLWMLSTKMMPSVGVLVPIYLLWKNSGLLDSVSGLVIVYTLINLPIAVWMSFTYFAEIPRDILEAGRIDGAATWQEIVYLLMPMSLPGLASTALLLVILSWNEAFWSINLSSSNAAPLTVFIASYSSPEGLFWAKLSAASLLAVAPILIVGWVSQKQLVRGLTFGAVK is encoded by the coding sequence ATGAGCCAGGTTGCCGCTACACCCGTTGCAGCGAATCTTTCGAAGACGAACTCGCCGTTGGCCGTCATCCGGCGCAGCATTCCGGGCGTCCTTGCGTGGCTGATTGCGCTGCTGCTGTTCTTCCCGATCTTCTGGATGACGATCACGGCATTCAAGACGGAGCAGCAGGCTTACGCATCGTCGCTGTTCTTCGTGCCGACGCTCGAAAGCTTCCGCGAAGTCTTCGCACGCAGCAATTACTTCGGCTTCGCGTGGAACTCGATCCTGATCTCGGTCGGGGTCACGCTGCTATGCCTGATTCTGGCCGTGCCGTGCGCCTACGCGATGGCATTCTTCCCGACGCGCCGCACGCAGAAAGTGCTGCTGTGGATGCTGTCGACGAAGATGATGCCGTCCGTCGGCGTGCTGGTGCCGATCTATCTGCTGTGGAAGAACAGCGGACTGCTCGACAGCGTGAGCGGCCTCGTGATCGTCTACACGCTGATCAATCTGCCCATCGCCGTGTGGATGTCGTTCACGTACTTCGCGGAAATTCCGCGCGACATTCTCGAAGCGGGGCGTATCGACGGCGCGGCGACGTGGCAGGAAATCGTCTATCTGCTGATGCCGATGTCGCTGCCGGGGCTTGCATCGACGGCGCTGCTGCTCGTGATCCTGTCGTGGAACGAGGCGTTCTGGAGCATCAACCTGTCCAGTTCGAACGCCGCGCCGCTCACGGTGTTCATCGCGTCGTATTCGAGTCCTGAAGGGCTGTTCTGGGCGAAGCTGTCGGCAGCATCGTTGCTGGCCGTCGCGCCGATCCTGATCGTCGGCTGGGTTTCGCAGAAACAGCTGGTGCGTGGCCTTACCTTCGGGGCGGTCAAGTGA
- a CDS encoding tetratricopeptide repeat protein codes for MHNVPAATASPIHTPLAIDNALALHRDGQLDSAEQAYRAILDAQPRDAKALYMLGVLYLQRSDVERAIERFDAALALQPNDADCLNDRGIAALARDDNEAAAHFFRRATECAPRDALAHCNLGKALRRVGRHDEALRGFQQALALDNGFFDAALGTADMLEALSRPAEAIAAYQHAATLEHDDARVLLGLGKTFNAVRRHAEAADYFSRLLQREPANLQALFGIAFATDGLLKFDDAIVWYRHALRIAPDSSTLHNNIAFSLTCLSRYDEADHHLRRALELSPGLANACKLLGMSELRRGNYRQGWAYYEHRKLTQSGLRDYGKLDIPEWQGEPVDGKCFLMAREQGAGDQVQFVRYADVLHDLGATVDIWTSDELAPLFARTRGVRHVLTEPPEGRGYDYYCRMMSVPTWLASDAIPHGVPYLSADQAQIATWRTRLEHAAGSRKKVGLVWAGNPDHYLDVYRSAPLAALEPLASVRDVAWFALQKGAGESQLDGVAHRWPICALGQLLDSFHTTAAVIQSLDLVITVDTSVSHLAGALGKPVWVMLPKQADWRWMMSGETNPWYPSARLFRQQVLGDWSPVVDALRGALEAL; via the coding sequence ATGCACAATGTTCCCGCCGCCACAGCTTCACCAATCCACACCCCACTGGCGATCGACAACGCGCTCGCGCTTCATCGCGACGGCCAGCTCGACAGCGCCGAACAGGCGTATCGCGCGATTCTCGACGCGCAGCCTCGCGATGCGAAAGCCCTCTACATGCTCGGCGTGCTGTATCTGCAGCGTTCCGATGTCGAGCGCGCGATCGAACGTTTCGACGCGGCCCTCGCACTGCAGCCGAACGACGCCGACTGCCTGAACGATCGCGGCATCGCGGCGCTCGCACGCGACGACAACGAAGCCGCCGCGCACTTCTTCCGCCGGGCCACCGAATGCGCGCCACGCGATGCGCTTGCGCACTGCAATCTGGGCAAGGCGCTGCGGCGTGTGGGCAGACACGACGAGGCTTTGCGCGGTTTTCAGCAGGCGCTCGCGCTGGATAACGGCTTTTTCGACGCCGCGCTCGGCACAGCTGACATGCTCGAAGCCCTATCGCGACCGGCCGAGGCAATCGCTGCCTACCAGCACGCGGCGACGCTCGAACACGATGACGCGCGCGTGTTGCTTGGTCTGGGCAAGACGTTCAATGCCGTGCGTCGTCATGCTGAAGCCGCCGATTATTTTTCGCGCCTGTTGCAGCGGGAGCCCGCGAATCTCCAGGCGCTATTCGGCATCGCGTTCGCGACCGACGGTTTGTTGAAGTTCGACGACGCAATCGTCTGGTATCGGCACGCGCTGCGAATCGCGCCGGACTCGTCGACGCTGCACAACAACATCGCCTTCTCGCTGACCTGCCTGTCGCGCTACGACGAAGCCGACCACCATCTACGACGTGCGCTCGAACTCAGTCCCGGACTCGCCAACGCGTGCAAGCTGCTCGGCATGTCCGAATTGCGGCGCGGCAACTATCGTCAGGGCTGGGCGTACTACGAGCACCGCAAGCTCACGCAGTCGGGCCTGCGCGACTATGGAAAGCTCGACATTCCCGAATGGCAGGGCGAGCCTGTCGATGGCAAATGCTTTTTGATGGCGCGCGAGCAGGGCGCCGGCGATCAGGTGCAGTTCGTTCGCTATGCCGATGTGTTGCACGATCTCGGCGCAACCGTCGACATCTGGACGAGCGATGAACTTGCGCCGCTGTTCGCGCGCACGCGCGGCGTGCGTCACGTGCTGACGGAGCCGCCGGAAGGTCGCGGCTACGACTACTACTGCCGCATGATGAGCGTGCCCACATGGCTCGCCAGCGACGCGATTCCTCACGGCGTGCCCTATCTGTCGGCGGATCAAGCGCAGATCGCGACGTGGCGCACGCGGCTCGAACACGCCGCAGGCTCACGCAAAAAGGTCGGTCTGGTGTGGGCGGGCAATCCGGATCATTACCTCGATGTCTACCGCTCCGCGCCGCTGGCCGCGCTGGAGCCGCTCGCGTCGGTGCGCGATGTCGCCTGGTTCGCGTTGCAGAAGGGCGCGGGAGAGTCCCAACTCGATGGTGTCGCGCATCGTTGGCCGATCTGCGCGCTTGGCCAGTTGCTCGACAGCTTTCACACGACGGCCGCCGTGATCCAGTCACTGGATCTCGTCATCACCGTCGATACCTCCGTCTCGCATCTGGCTGGCGCGCTCGGCAAGCCAGTGTGGGTGATGCTGCCCAAGCAGGCCGACTGGCGCTGGATGATGTCCGGTGAGACCAACCCATGGTATCCGAGCGCGCGGCTTTTCCGGCAACAGGTGTTGGGCGACTGGTCGCCCGTCGTCGACGCGCTGCGCGGCGCGCTCGAAGCGCTCTAG
- a CDS encoding HAD family hydrolase, whose product MTEIRTEAAVVPGVALICDCDGVLIDSEAVAAAVLVEELEARWPGTDVAPVVMPLLGLRTERVLAGTASALGKALDEVDVEAIRSAVERAAVKAPMVDGIEAALASIPLTKACASNSFRAYVEAALARTGLVKHFGDRLFCADSVAHPKPAPDVYLAAARGLGVNPEACLVIEDSVAGVTAATAAGMTVYGFIGGGHASEDQVGALRRVGAQHVFDDMTQLPELAARWLQRVTVA is encoded by the coding sequence GTGACGGAGATCAGAACAGAGGCCGCAGTTGTCCCTGGCGTCGCCCTCATCTGCGATTGCGACGGCGTACTGATCGACAGCGAAGCCGTCGCCGCCGCAGTGCTCGTCGAGGAGCTGGAAGCGCGCTGGCCCGGGACGGACGTCGCGCCCGTCGTGATGCCGCTGCTCGGTCTGCGCACGGAACGCGTGCTGGCAGGGACGGCGTCGGCGCTCGGCAAAGCGCTCGACGAGGTCGATGTGGAAGCGATTCGCAGCGCAGTCGAGCGGGCGGCCGTCAAGGCGCCGATGGTGGACGGCATCGAGGCCGCGCTCGCGAGCATTCCGTTGACGAAGGCTTGCGCGAGCAACAGCTTTCGCGCGTATGTCGAAGCGGCGCTGGCGCGCACGGGCCTCGTGAAGCATTTCGGCGACAGGCTGTTCTGCGCGGATTCCGTCGCGCATCCGAAGCCCGCCCCCGACGTCTACCTCGCCGCCGCGCGTGGGCTCGGCGTGAACCCGGAAGCGTGCCTCGTGATCGAGGACAGCGTGGCGGGCGTGACGGCGGCGACGGCAGCGGGTATGACGGTGTATGGATTCATCGGCGGCGGCCACGCGAGCGAGGATCAGGTCGGCGCGCTGCGCCGCGTGGGCGCGCAACACGTATTCGACGACATGACGCAATTGCCGGAACTGGCCGCGCGATGGTTGCAGCGCGTGACGGTCGCATAG
- the xylB gene encoding xylulokinase: protein MYLGIDLGTSEVKVLLLASDGRVVGTAGSPFTVSRPHQRWSEQNPSDWWQGTRAALFALRDRYPEQFAQIRGIGLSGQMHGAVLLDSEDRVLRPAILWNDMRAVEECDELYRRAPDLHRIAGNLAMPGFTAPKLLWVARHEPEIFRQTACVLLPKDYLRLQLTGDKVSDPSDAAGTLWLDVAQRDWSDTLLAACDLNRSHMPRLAEGSAPSGMLRPELARELGLREPVVVAAGGGDNATSAIGIGATQPGDGFVSLGTSGVLCVIGNSFRPNPESAVHAFCHAIPDRWHQMSVVLSAASCLRWVCKLTSTDEPTLLAEVEKLPDDALATAPLFLPYLSGERTPHNDPYSQGVFFGMTHATDRALLGYAVLEGVTLALTDGLDALRAAGTEVNALSLLGGGARSNYWAQLLADSLNTTTRKHGGGETGAALGAARLGWLAAGGDPAKVLTKPPVEIEFTPNARRHAMLRERLASYRALYRHVKPMFAPAPEADAT from the coding sequence ATGTATCTCGGCATCGACCTCGGCACGTCCGAAGTAAAAGTTCTGCTGCTCGCCTCCGATGGACGCGTGGTCGGCACGGCAGGTTCTCCGTTCACGGTTTCGCGGCCGCATCAGCGCTGGTCGGAACAGAATCCGTCCGACTGGTGGCAAGGCACGCGCGCCGCGCTGTTCGCGTTGCGCGACCGCTACCCGGAGCAGTTCGCGCAGATTCGCGGCATCGGGCTGTCGGGACAGATGCACGGTGCCGTGCTGCTCGACAGCGAAGACCGCGTGCTGCGCCCAGCGATCCTGTGGAACGACATGCGCGCGGTCGAGGAGTGCGACGAGCTGTACCGCCGCGCGCCGGACCTGCACCGGATTGCCGGCAATCTGGCGATGCCCGGCTTCACCGCGCCGAAGCTGCTATGGGTCGCGCGTCACGAGCCGGAGATTTTCCGGCAGACGGCCTGCGTGCTACTGCCGAAGGACTACTTGCGCCTGCAACTGACGGGCGACAAGGTCTCCGACCCATCCGACGCCGCCGGCACCCTCTGGCTCGATGTCGCGCAGCGCGACTGGTCCGACACGCTGCTCGCCGCCTGCGATCTGAACCGTTCGCACATGCCGCGTCTCGCGGAAGGCAGCGCCCCGTCGGGCATGCTGCGGCCCGAACTCGCGCGCGAACTCGGCTTGCGCGAACCCGTCGTGGTCGCAGCGGGCGGCGGCGACAACGCGACGAGCGCAATCGGCATCGGCGCGACGCAACCGGGCGACGGCTTCGTGTCGCTCGGCACGTCGGGCGTGCTGTGCGTGATCGGCAACAGCTTTCGCCCGAACCCCGAATCGGCTGTGCATGCGTTCTGTCATGCGATCCCCGACCGCTGGCATCAGATGAGCGTGGTGCTGTCGGCGGCGAGTTGCCTGCGCTGGGTCTGCAAGCTCACCTCCACCGATGAGCCGACGCTGCTCGCCGAAGTCGAAAAGCTGCCCGACGACGCGCTTGCCACTGCACCGCTGTTCCTGCCGTATCTGTCGGGCGAACGCACGCCGCACAACGATCCGTATTCGCAAGGCGTGTTCTTCGGCATGACGCACGCAACCGACCGTGCGCTGCTCGGCTACGCCGTGCTCGAAGGCGTGACGCTCGCGCTGACGGACGGACTCGATGCACTGCGCGCGGCGGGCACCGAAGTGAACGCGCTGTCGCTGCTCGGCGGCGGTGCACGAAGCAACTATTGGGCGCAGCTGCTCGCCGATTCGCTGAACACCACCACGCGCAAGCACGGCGGCGGCGAAACGGGCGCGGCGCTCGGCGCGGCGCGTCTGGGCTGGCTCGCGGCAGGCGGCGATCCGGCGAAGGTGTTGACCAAGCCGCCCGTCGAAATCGAATTCACGCCGAACGCGCGGCGACATGCGATGCTGCGCGAGCGGCTCGCGAGCTATCGCGCGCTGTACCGGCATGTGAAGCCGATGTTCGCGCCCGCGCCCGAAGCGGACGCGACTTGA
- a CDS encoding carbohydrate ABC transporter permease yields the protein MRQHLRLPLMHAHPQTEHEREERKAAHARWLVMPSVGVLVLWMAIPLAMTIWFSFSRYNLLNPDVKGFAGFDNYKFLASDPSFGPSILHTMQLIISVLVITVVGGVLLAVLFDRKFYGQGIARLLAIAPFFVMPTVSALIWKNMILHPVYGLIAQGMRALGMTPIDWFADYPLIAVIIIVAWQWLPFAFLILFTAIQSLDQEQKEAAKIDGAGPFSMFFFITLPHLKRAIAVVVMMETIFLLSIFAEIYTTTGGGPGNATTNLSYLIYALGLQQFDVGLASAGGILAVVLANIVSFFLVRMLAKNLKGEYEK from the coding sequence ATGCGTCAACACTTGCGTCTACCCCTCATGCATGCCCATCCCCAAACCGAACACGAGCGCGAAGAGCGCAAAGCCGCGCACGCGCGCTGGCTCGTCATGCCGTCCGTAGGCGTTCTCGTCCTGTGGATGGCGATTCCTCTCGCGATGACGATCTGGTTTTCGTTCTCGCGCTACAACCTGCTGAATCCGGACGTGAAAGGATTCGCCGGTTTCGATAACTACAAGTTTCTCGCCAGCGACCCATCCTTCGGTCCGTCGATCCTGCACACGATGCAGTTGATCATCTCGGTACTGGTGATCACAGTCGTGGGCGGCGTACTGCTGGCGGTGCTGTTCGACCGCAAGTTTTACGGACAGGGCATCGCGCGGCTGCTCGCCATCGCGCCGTTCTTCGTGATGCCGACCGTGAGCGCGCTGATCTGGAAGAACATGATCCTGCACCCGGTGTACGGGCTCATCGCGCAAGGCATGCGCGCGCTGGGTATGACACCGATCGACTGGTTCGCTGATTATCCGTTGATTGCCGTGATCATCATCGTCGCGTGGCAGTGGTTGCCCTTCGCGTTCCTCATTCTGTTCACGGCGATCCAGTCACTCGATCAGGAGCAGAAGGAAGCCGCGAAGATCGATGGCGCCGGTCCATTCTCGATGTTCTTCTTCATCACGCTGCCGCACCTGAAGCGCGCGATCGCGGTCGTGGTGATGATGGAAACCATTTTCCTGCTGTCGATCTTCGCTGAAATCTACACGACGACGGGCGGTGGCCCAGGCAACGCGACGACCAACCTGTCGTACCTGATCTACGCGCTCGGCCTGCAACAGTTCGACGTTGGCCTCGCATCCGCAGGCGGGATTCTCGCTGTGGTGCTCGCGAATATCGTGTCGTTCTTCCTCGTGCGCATGCTCGCGAAGAACCTGAAAGGGGAGTACGAAAAATGA